A single genomic interval of Pseudorca crassidens isolate mPseCra1 chromosome 19, mPseCra1.hap1, whole genome shotgun sequence harbors:
- the GID4 gene encoding glucose-induced degradation protein 4 homolog: MPVRTECPPPAGASATSAASLIPPPPINTQQPGVATSLLYSGSKFRGHQKSKGNSYDVEVVLQHVDTGNSYLCGYLKIKGLTEEYPTLTTFFEGEIISKKHPFLTRKWDADEDVDRKHWGKFLAFYQYAKSFNSDDFDYEELKSGDYVFMRWKEQFLVPDHTIKDISGASFAGFYYICFQKSAASIEGYYYHRSSEWYQSLNLTHVPEHSAPIYEFR, translated from the exons ATGCCGGTCCGCACCGAGTGTCCCCCGCCGGCCGGTGCCTCGGCCACCTCCGCCGCCTCGCTCATCCCGCCGCCGCCCATCAACACGCAGCAGCCCGGCGTGGCCACCAGCCTGCTCTACAGCGGCTCTAAGTTCCGCGGCCACCAGAAGAGCAAGGGTAACTCGTACGACGTGGAGGTGGTGCTGCAG cACGTGGACACGGGGAACTCGTACCTCTGTGGGTATCTGAAGATCAAAGGCCTTACTGAG GAGTATCCAACCCTCACGACCTTCTTTGAAGGAGAAATAATCAGCAAAAAGCACCCTTTCTTAACCCGAAAGTGGGATGCAGACGAGGATGTTGACCGCAAGCACTGG GGCAAGTTTCTGGCTTTTTATCAGTATGCAAAATCGTTTAATTCAGACGACTTTGATTACGAAGAGCTGAAGAGTGGGGACTATGTCTTCATGAGGTGGAAG GAGCAGTTCCTGGTCCCGGACCACACGATCAAGGACATCAGCGGTGCTTCCTTTGCCGGCTTTTACTACATCTGTTTCCAGAAGTCGGCGGCCTCCATAGAGGGCTACTATTACCACAGGAGCTCGGAATG gTATCAGTCGCTCAATCTCACTCATGTTCCAGAACACAGCGCGCCCATCTACGAATTCCGGTGA
- the ATPAF2 gene encoding ATP synthase mitochondrial F1 complex assembly factor 2 isoform X2, translated as MWRSCLRLRGGGRHLLNCPRGGLTASRGPGPKPPAHARAYAPPAERKRFYQNVSITQGEAGFEINLDHRKLRTPQAKLFTVPSEALAVAVATEWDSQQDTIKTYTMHLTTLCNTSLDNPTQRDKDQLIWAAAKFLDTDTVCCRVEEPETLVELQRNEWDPVIGWAERRYGVKIGSSTSIMGPSIPARTREVLVSHLASYNMWALQGIEFVVSQLKSMVLTLGLIDLHLTVEQAVLLSRLEEAFQIQKWGNVEWAHDYELRDLRARTAAGALFVQLCSESSAVKHKLLQG; from the exons ATGTGGAGGAGCTGCCTCCGGCTGCGGGGCGGGGGTCGCCACCTCCTGAACTGCCCCCGGGGTGGCCTCACCGCCTCCAGGGGGCCCGGGCCAAAACCCCCGGCCCACGCCCGGGCCTACGCGCCCCCAGCAG AAAGGAAGAGGTTCTATCAGAATGTCAGCATCACACAGGGTGAAG CTGGCTTTGAGATCAATCTGGACCACAGGAAGCTGAGGACTCCCCAAGCCAAGCTCTTCACCGTCCCCAGCGAGGCCCTGGCCGTCGCTGTGGCCACTGAGTGGGACTCTCAGCAGGACACCATCAAGACATACACCATGCACCTG ACCACACTGTGCAACACGTCTCTAGACAACCCGACCCAGCGAGACAAGGACCAGCTCATCTGGGCAGCCGCAAAGTTCCTGGACACTGACACCGTCTG CTGCAGGGTGGAAGAACCAGAGACGCTGGTGGAGCTGCAGAGGAACGAGTGGGACCCAGTCATAGGCTGGGCCGAGAGGAG ATACGGCGTGAAGATCGGCTCCTCCACCAGCATCATGGGGCCCAGCATCCCAGCCCGGACTCGGGAGGTGCTGGTCAGCCACCTGGCCTCTTACAACATGTGGGCCCTACAAG GGATTGAGTTTGTGGTGAGCCAGCTCAAGTCCATGGTGCTGACCTTGGGCCTGATCGACTTGCACCTGACGGTGGAGCAGGCTGTGCTGCTGTCGCGCCTGGAGGAGGCCTTCCAG ATCCAGAAGTGGGGCAACGTCGAGTGGGCCCACGACTACGAGCTGCGGGACCTGCGGGCGCGCACGGCCGCCGGCGCCCTCTTCGTGCAACTCTGCTCCGAGAGCTCGGCCGTCAAGCACAAGCTGCTGCAGGGGTGA
- the ATPAF2 gene encoding ATP synthase mitochondrial F1 complex assembly factor 2 isoform X1, giving the protein MWRSCLRLRGGGRHLLNCPRGGLTASRGPGPKPPAHARAYAPPAAERKRFYQNVSITQGEAGFEINLDHRKLRTPQAKLFTVPSEALAVAVATEWDSQQDTIKTYTMHLTTLCNTSLDNPTQRDKDQLIWAAAKFLDTDTVWSPAPHLSAGSRMARPWHPAAGLLVCILPAPGFSHGCRVEEPETLVELQRNEWDPVIGWAERRYGVKIGSSTSIMGPSIPARTREVLVSHLASYNMWALQGIEFVVSQLKSMVLTLGLIDLHLTVEQAVLLSRLEEAFQIQKWGNVEWAHDYELRDLRARTAAGALFVQLCSESSAVKHKLLQG; this is encoded by the exons ATGTGGAGGAGCTGCCTCCGGCTGCGGGGCGGGGGTCGCCACCTCCTGAACTGCCCCCGGGGTGGCCTCACCGCCTCCAGGGGGCCCGGGCCAAAACCCCCGGCCCACGCCCGGGCCTACGCGCCCCCAGCAG CAGAAAGGAAGAGGTTCTATCAGAATGTCAGCATCACACAGGGTGAAG CTGGCTTTGAGATCAATCTGGACCACAGGAAGCTGAGGACTCCCCAAGCCAAGCTCTTCACCGTCCCCAGCGAGGCCCTGGCCGTCGCTGTGGCCACTGAGTGGGACTCTCAGCAGGACACCATCAAGACATACACCATGCACCTG ACCACACTGTGCAACACGTCTCTAGACAACCCGACCCAGCGAGACAAGGACCAGCTCATCTGGGCAGCCGCAAAGTTCCTGGACACTGACACCGTCTG GTCGCCTGCTCCTCACTTGTCCGCTGGGTCACGGATGGCCCGACCTTGGCATCCAGCGGCCGGCCTCCTCGTCTGCATCCTCCCTGCGCCCGGGTTCTCTCACGG CTGCAGGGTGGAAGAACCAGAGACGCTGGTGGAGCTGCAGAGGAACGAGTGGGACCCAGTCATAGGCTGGGCCGAGAGGAG ATACGGCGTGAAGATCGGCTCCTCCACCAGCATCATGGGGCCCAGCATCCCAGCCCGGACTCGGGAGGTGCTGGTCAGCCACCTGGCCTCTTACAACATGTGGGCCCTACAAG GGATTGAGTTTGTGGTGAGCCAGCTCAAGTCCATGGTGCTGACCTTGGGCCTGATCGACTTGCACCTGACGGTGGAGCAGGCTGTGCTGCTGTCGCGCCTGGAGGAGGCCTTCCAG ATCCAGAAGTGGGGCAACGTCGAGTGGGCCCACGACTACGAGCTGCGGGACCTGCGGGCGCGCACGGCCGCCGGCGCCCTCTTCGTGCAACTCTGCTCCGAGAGCTCGGCCGTCAAGCACAAGCTGCTGCAGGGGTGA